taaaatttatataataaaaatatacttttatatatcttaagtaataaaatttataaagttcatttaatatcataaaaataatatgataggtattattaatgtaattatattatacgtagtaaaatatctttgtatcacatatttatttgataaaataatattgataataataataataataagtaaaagttgtattattttgtaataattattattattctactaataaaaataacaataattatattttctaaaaatgataaaatgataatttttattaataatagtactaaaatgataataataataataataatgatgtttcatattaacaatgatattttattaaaaataataattttagtaacaatgatagttttaatattaataataattttaataataataataatagtaaaataatgaaaacgatattttttcctttaaatcaatatcttacaatatcttaatttcatcatgatactcatactcattatttcctaatcgcttcgtttaatagcttttagtcgtcttttatattgcgttcatattaataataataataatagtaatcataataattagatgttactaatattagttttaattataataatactaatattaataatattaatgataatactaataactatttgaatgataataataataataataataataataataataataataataataataataataataataataataataataataataataataataataataataataataaccttaacggtaataacgataataataataataaaaataacaataatatcttttattaataacgacaatgataataataataataataataataataataataataataataataataataataataataataataataataataataataataataataataataataataataataataataataataattagattataacgacgataataacgacgataataataatcacttttacaaaaattcaattgactataacttctaaaccgttcatcgaaaccattcgatatctaaatgaaaagttctaaatttatcgctagctttccaacgacgtgcatatcatataccttatcttaatagcatatgtatttaattcaagattcgacataatctatctaacgacaataacgaacgtataagcatgtataatcctatatactcgagcactagtcagggatacactaataatatataaagttaagttatgagtgctcacgtatcaatattgagattcaattttgcaggaaaagtacgtagacgcaacggggatgataaacactagtttgactcacgagtaatactcccgaatcatacccataacctccatagctataacccataattttcttagctctatcccgctcgaaaaacaatttcgaaatcactcggacagcactccgtcgtaatattttatgtatactaataatatcttgaaataatacggagtatatatatatatatatatatatatatatatatatatatatatatatatatatatatatatatatatatatatatatataaatcgattgaaagagtttagagaaaaatatattcaagtttctatgaaataatgaaacctattgaattctatttataatagatttttgaattattaaagtgaattattaaagtatgaattattaaagtatgaattattaaagtaaattattaaagtatgaattattaaagtgaattattaaagtatgaattattaaagtgaattattaaagttaaagtaaagtaaaaataaagtaaagataaagtttaagtatagtaaaagtataaaactgtgtacgtataatacgcgtataaatatatataatattaatttaaatcgttacatatatttaataaaataaaatataaatatcgttatctttatcatactggttaagtaatgagttgtcaaaagtggttctagatatttataaaagttatatacgttttaataataaagttcttttttaaactgaaaacgtctttgtacgtttgaaactaaatcaaataaatatgataattttgttttccaaaactaaatatatttaagaatcattttgtttaaaggttaaaataatgaaaatcgttatatcataaaacgttttagaaaagtagaatcatatatattcataataggtttcaagtttttaaattacagtctgttggtgaagcatgggataaagtccaaaggttaaataaacgtatgaaatcatcttaatgaaaaatgtcgagttacttaacttgtcgatatccaacatctaagttatttatactccacgttcttacttataaatcactttatcatttttcgaatgttgtcaaaaagaatagatttcttaaatcacattggacctcataacatggacccgtaatcatatcacaatgtatctgataaatcaatcattttatattatcttctaattctatcgataaacatatacgttcgtgtaaagtattatacgtttaatactttattaatattctcaagttataatatatatatatacatatctatttatatataacggttcatgaatcatcggaatttggtcgaggttataatgaatgtatgaacacagtttaaaattcttgagatttaacttaacaaactttgcttatcgtgtcagaataatataaagataaagtttaaatttggttggaattttccgggttgtcacaaaacagCCTTATGTGTGAAAAGTACCAGATCTTGAAGTGGTAGTTCTTGTTAGTGCATTTgattaagtccctagacatctattgGACTCTTATGGTTTGTATTTCAGTTATTTGGTTACTTTGAGTTATTTGGTTACTTTGATCATATGATGTTAACCTATCTTTGTTtacttgtgtgtgtgtgtgtgtgtgtgtgtatatatatatatatatatatatatatatatatatatatatatatatatatatatatatatatatatatatatatatatatatatatatatatatatatatatatatatatatatatatgtcatggtTGCTTAATTTGAATCACAGGCACAAAATATGGATATTGACCAATCTAGACTCAGtcacacgtacgagtgaagcctcactcgtacggatgacaTGCTCATATGCACGATTGTGCTGAGTTGAGTCCAAAACTTAAACTGTTGAAGATCACACGAGTGAAGGACCACCCGCACGGCTAAGTCTACTCACACGTACGTGTGAGGTGTGACCTGTACGGTTGACAGGCCAGTAAGGGGTATAtatagtgttatgttcttcattttaggttaagcctctcatttgttctCACTCAGATTTGGTAACCCTAGACGATTCTCTCTTTATGCTTCACGTCCAAAACCTTGCATAAGGTGAATAACATCTCTAAGTGTTGATTTAATCACACAATCAATTGTGGTTTGACTCAATCAATCCCAAAAGGCATCtacatattcactagagggttcaAAACACTTGTTCTGCCTTGTGTGTGTTGGATCTGTTGATTTCTGAATATTCAAAACATGTGTCATAACTGGTATCAGAACGTTGGTTAAGGAAAAAACATCATCCTAGTGTAATTTTGCAGATTCAAGAGCTAATTTTTTGGGATTTGTGTTCTTTAGAGAGTTTGAATTAAAATTAATCATTTTTACGTTTGTAATTGTGTTTAGTTTGTGTGTTTACGTTAGTTTAGTGCTAATGCATCCAGTGAACGAAGAAATTGGTGTTTTACATCAAAATATTGTGATTTGGGGTGAATCAACCATATCAGAACTGATATACGGTTGAGTTTAAGTTTGAACGTTCACTCGCACGGTTAAGCATACGGTTCAGCTGAGCCGCACGGTTAGACTAAACTTAGGTTGTTTTGTTTTAGCTTATAACTTGTATGTTTGATCATACGGTTGATCATTGACTTGTACGCTTGAGAGCTAAAACGCACGGTTGGTCATACGGTTGATCTGACTTGCACACCTGATCTTAGTGTTGTTGTCTGTTAATAAGTTAAAGTCACTCGCACGTTTGATTTGCTGATTCATACGGTTGAGAATATTATGTGCTGAAACGTACGCTTGACTACTTGAACCACGTGGTTAAGTTATCCTTGTTTATTAGAGAAAACGTCTATGCGTTGGCTACTCCGTTAGTTCGGAggattacgaatatgactcaacgattacttcttgctgaAAGTGAATCTGGTAGTGGAACGAAATGCCCGAGATTgatgaatatggataattattcgacctggaagtcaagatttaagatttAGTCCGATGGTCAAGAcatgaagctttggaagtacattgaaacagaATTTAAgtggccacgttcaccagttacaaaTGAGTTGTACACTCTACATAATATGCCTACTGACTAACGTGATGAATATAACTTGAAGAAGAAGATATACTGTAATCTGACTAGTGCACTTGATGGTCTTATTTTTCATCAATTCCTATGTCATGAGAATTCGtttaagatatgggaagcactgaGAACATTTAATGAAGGTAACACTGCTTACAGAGCTTGAAAAGGATTagaattgaaagctgagtttgatcgtctTCACTAGCAAGTAGGAGAATCTATTACAGATTTGGTGGGGAGATTTCGTCACTTGCTTGCTGAACTCCATAAtcatgatgtaaccattgaagagatAGATAAAGTGGTATGCCTTGCAGGAGCACTtccattagaatggaatggttttgtcTCAACAATGAAGACTAGTGGAGAACTAGCTACTGCTTCTGTTAATTCTTTTATTACAAGAGGTCAAATTTGGTCTTAGATTGCTCAATGGGTCAATTTATCCATGCCTTCTTGGTCCACTCTCAATGGCATGTGGTCATGGATCGAAGGGGTTCCTATCTCGAGTAGTAAGCAATTTATCATGAAGGTTATTGTCTTCTCGACCTTGTGGCATATCTGGAGACTGCGCAACACTATCATCTTCAAAGATCGCTCATTCAGAAAATGTCATGGTTTTTATTGTATTGTAACAGAAGGGTTCAATTGGTTGTTTGATAGATTACCAAAGAAGAGATGTAATTGTAACATGTGGCCACATTCTCCTATGGACTCTTTGTGATTCTTTGTAATTGTTTTTTTCTAGTTTTTCGCTAggttttaataaaattattctgccgttcgaaaaaaaaataaaaaataaaaaaagaaagtaATATCAGTTAACAATTAGCTTTATAAGCATTGATTTGTACGCTTGGCTTTAGCCATTGTAATTTTGTTTCTTCTCTTCTAGCTACTTGCTTGCTAGCTAGTTATAAGCCGTTCTAAAAAATAGGAGTAATATATTACGGAGTAGTAACAAGAATACCGACACTTGGATATATTGCTGAGAAAACATTTACAATGGTGAAAAATAGATTAGGATGAAACTGATAATTTAAATgactaaaaattatttatataatacaaAAAACATCCATGGCGACTTGGTTGATGGAGTACAACTCTAAGTGATACAGAACCCACAAGTCAAATGAAAAACAATCTAAAAACAAGGTTTCTGAGATGTTTTTTGTGTGGTACATCTGAATTCTGTAGTTTGTGCTACTGTACCTTCTTGGCTACCATTGAAGTAGCTTGTTTTAAGACTCTATCATGATTCAGCATCGAACTCACACTCTCGACCACCAGGACAATCTGCAAATTGAAATACAGAGAACAAGAGTAAGATATGGACAAGTGTATGGATAGGTTGTTCGAATGAAATAACGGGTCAAGACGGGTAATATTTGAGCCAGTCAAGTGGGGTTGAGCACAAATTTTTGGCCACACTTTTGAGATCTATTATTAAAAATTAGTGTGACAGATATAATTATAACAGTATGATATTTCTTTTAAAAATATATGCCACTCTCGAGTCTTGACCCATTTTACCTGTTGTATTGGTAGCTAATTTTTTGAAATTTACCCGTATGACCTTTATGAATAAAAAAGCTGGTTCTACTCGTTGATAAGTAAATATGTTGAAAAAGGATGCAAGTTCTTAGGACTTAGGATATCAATATATACGAGTACTTTTAATGGCCATATTATTCAGAGTATAAAGTATAATTACATATTTGCACACTGTTAGCATGCTAATGACTTTAATGGTGACAATTTAAAACTTATCAAATTGACCAACCTGAAAACAAGCATAAGCCATTGCAGTAGCAAAGTAGAAGTTTGCATTTCCTGTTCCCTGCAAATTTGACCAGATAAAAAATTAATCAAAAAATGACCAAGCGAGCAAGGTTAAAAATACTCGGCAACTCGGAGAATACTATGGGAGTACTCggatgtttgaccaagtttgactttgaccaagtttgactttgaccaagtttgaccgagtTCTACAACCCGGATAGCAAGTAAGAAAACCAAGACATTAGGAAGAAGCATACCCTCCATATCCACAGGTTGTGCATCACAGGACTAAGAAGTAAAGTCCCCAAATAAccagagaaaagaaaaaaagagaATTGCATATCTGTCATaaaaaatagattaataataaGCTTAAAGAGAAGAAATTCACTTCccgggaaaaaaaaaaaaatttaatatatgttTTAATTAGTTACCAGCTAGTGCATTCACAAACAGGCCCAGTAAACCCAGATAAAGAGCAGAATCTCCAACCTGTAAGGAACGTCAATTTATAAGATTTAAGGTTGGAGCTGTAAATCATTTGTACAAatgattttaatttttaatatgctTATTGTGTCAACTGTAAAACACTATAACATAATTTGTGCTACTTCAGTTTAAATCCATcctttttaaaaaaagaaaaaaaaaatggaatgATAGAGAAGATGGTATTCATAAAAAAAATCAGACTTTTAACCAGCCTGACCTGTTTTCTAAGATGCTAATTATTTTTATTTCACAGTTAAAGATAAAAACCAAAGCCAAATCGACCCATCCATAACTGAAGAGGTAGTAATGCCCACCTATATTCAGTACATGGTACGGGTCAAATATAATGAGGTGTAAGATTTAAGGACCATAGAGAACGTTTACCGAAGGATAAGATTTAAGCACTGAAGAGATTGCAATGTAGACAAATGCCAGAAAGCAAGGCCGATGATGTAATCGTATAGCAAGTGGTAATACCATGAAAAGTATGTTTATATGGAACACGATCAAGAAGAAATCTCTGAAAAAATCAAATACTTCTGCAAAAAAATACCTACATCCACATAAAAAAATCATTGAAAAAAATCATAATTATAAGATGTAGTCCATTTAACAATATACTAAACTGTTCACAGGGGTAAAAAAAGTCATTTTTCCATTTTGCCATTTTTCTTTTTCGCTGTCGCTGACgtcatcatttatttatttttttcctttCCTGTTTATGTTTTTGGGCTTTTTATATGCCCAACAAAGTGGGCAACCAACTTAGTACTccttccgtcccatattaatagttcatagacaaaaaacacacagtttaaggaaatgtcataatttctgtttactttccagttttacccttaccttttctttctcctttaattatatcgacatacattaagggcataatagaacttatAATTCTTATatattctatttatggaagtggactattaatttggtacatcccaaaatggaataatgGCCTATAATAAATAACAAATCTAGTAAGAAAATATCTACTTACCACAAGACACCAATATTTGGAGATAAATCTTCAACACTGAGAATAAACCCGTAAGTCCTGCCAGTATCAAACCACACGATAAGAATGTATGATAACAAAAGGAAACATATGAATTAAACAGATCGATAAAAATGTACCTTCTAAACATTTCCCCTAGACCACTGTACTCTTTTAGTGAAATACTACATAAAACTAGGACATAAAATGCCCAAACAAAAGCCCACAAAAAGAAAAACACAACATGTTTTCGTGAAAACTTAATCGGATGTAATGAATCATTTCTAATTCCCTTGTGCTCATCACCATGTGTCTGTTGTGAAAAGAGTTTTCTTGGTGGTGTATCGAGACCAGAACCTATTAAGAGGACTAGCTGAAACAGAAATGTGAAAAGTCATGTAAGAATATTAAAGATTaatgttttcaaaaaaaaaaaaaaaaaaaaaaaagacttatGTTCAAGCATACTGGTATGACTAGAATAACAGGATAGAGGGACAAATGAGTCGCGATCACCCATCCAAAAGCAGCCAAAGGAACTAGTCCTGTTGCAGATACAATCAAAAAAGCAATTTGATTTATGTTACCGATTACTCAAAGTGAATAAAGTGACAATATCAGGCTTATGAGCTCGTTGGATTACAGATTATTATGGGTTATTTATTTGATACGTGTTAATATTGGTAACTTTTAGGACAGATCAAAACAGACTGGGCTCGAATGAACCATTTTCTTCGTTTtgttgaattttacaaagaattaatgttttaattttaaaaatgattataattatgCTTTTTGTAGAAAATTTGAGTGACTTCCCCATTTGAAAAGTTTGACTCGATCAACCCATTCCCCCTTTAACCACTTATAAACCTTTATCCATTTGGCTTATTAGAGACAAGGTGTAACCCAAATTGACACGTTTACAGAAAAATGGGCGAGCTTTCAACTTGTCCTGTTACCGATTAATGAAACTAAGAGTAAGGCTgcatttgataaaactgaatgatttagcgctgaatggttcataATCTAAATGGTTCAAAGGTTCTAAATGAAGGTGGTTCTAAATGACAATAACCTGTTTGATAATCAATTTGAATATAAAATATGAATGATGTAAAATAACCTTATTAACATTATGAATAGAAAAACAATATAGTTTAAAATGTTATTGATTAAATTTAAAGatgatattacataaaatttaggtgcttaatggttaagagTGTATTGTAGTTCTGAATGAATGCAGTGattgctgaaccattcagcaccataccatatgtcattcagatgcCAGAAACAAACGTGTTGAATGTTGAATGATTCAACATTCAGCactgaaccattcaattaagatGTAATCAAACGGACCTAATATAAATTATGTATAAGAGAATGGATGAGAAGATCTTTACTTGTGCAAGCCCCATATAGGGACAAAACAATCATTAGATTTTCAATTGGTGTGGTTGAATATCCCAGACAGGTAATGATTGTCAACGGATTCCATAGGTAGACAAGAGCAGCTACTTCACCAGACGAAAAATTTTCTACCCGAAACAATGTTTAGCTTCTATCAGAGTCgggaaaaaaaaaaggaaaaaaagcaagaaaaagaaaaaaaggtgCAGTGAAATTGGCAGAAGGGAGTGATCAAATGTATAAGGGAGAGAAAAACCTGAAAGTTTTACATGTCTACCAGCTCCTAATAATTTCAGACTTCGGATGTTGGCTACTTTTAGAAGCTGGCCAATTGCACGAATAAGCAATGCAGTTATGAAATCTGCAATAACAAATACCAGACTGTCCAAAAATACGATTTATCCCACCATTTAACGAATAAAATATACTAGAGGCTGATAACAACAATGTAAAAAGAAGAAATAAAATCAACTAAGCGAAGTTAGCATTAAAAAGGTTGGAAATTATAGTCTCGGTTGTCTTGTGACCCTTCTGCAAGCTCTATTCATATATTGGTTCGAACATATGACAACCTTTATGGATTGTTAGTTATGACTATTAAAACAAACATGATAAAACTTTTGTGATACTAAATATTTCATCAATAATGACCCTTGTGATTCTATGTTTTTTTATGCTTAATATGTAATATTCTCCCGGACCTTTACAAATTCCCACTTTATAATATTATGTTGGGGCGATCCTTGCAACATTCAAGTGAAAAGTAATACTTTCTATAACATCAAAGAGCTCCAATCACATTTAACCCCAAATGAAAAAAATAACCCATGACTTAACCAACCCTGGTTTAGCGTTGTGTTAGATACCAGGTTTAGAAATATGTCATCTACGATTTGTTCCTGAATTTAGAATATTTGTGCTACCAAAATTTCCAAAAATATGTTACCCATTTTAAACCCCACTAAGGCTTCGCTTCTTGTTCCTCGTTATAGTGAGTTTAAATATATGTATGGTATCCCTTAAACCATCactgtaacaacccgtcccacATCGGATTGATAATGAAAATTTGAGTCCCTTAAATGATTAAAGTAATGTCCAACTAATATCTCCCATCGTGGTTTTTAGTCGAAACCTGGAGATACAAGGTTAGTCCACTGCTTTAGCTATGAGGGACGATAGACTCTCGGGTTGTTATTCCACTTATAACATAACACAAATTGAAGCAAtaaaagcataagcaatgactttgtcACTAACATCACAAAATGTATGATAGTTGTTACATAGAAACACTTCTTCTTTATTTTCCATTTTATTTGCGTTCACATATATGGAAAAAGAAACGACGTAATGGAAGATTTACCCGCATAAGAGATGACTTGGTTTCCCTTCACCTCTGCACAAAGTAAGAAGCAATCATCAATACATCAGTATCATATTACACAAAGTACCACTCTTATCAATATATATATTCCAACAACACACTCATCTCCAAAAAAATAAGAAATtcaaattcatatatattttctttgcttTTACAAAGTGATCTAtacatacaaaatgaatatatatatttcaactactatACTGTTACAATGCTACATACATAAAACCAAATGGTGCGAACAGACAATATGTGATACTGAAACTTTATGATCATTTGTCATTAAACACAAGTTAAGTTTTTTCATTCTATGATCTAACAGACCAACTTTTCAAGGTGACAATTTGTACTAAGCTCTAAACAATACTGCCAATACAAAATACTTGCACTACTATCTCAAACTAAGTCTCAACAATGCATGTCATCTAACCTATCGGAAGAAGCACAATATACATAACAAACAAATGCACTTCAACATATGTTATATAAATCGAAATATATAAGCTTATATACCTATCAACAGTAAGAGGACCAAGGATTGATAACAAAAGTGGAGATCCATGGTACATTGAACCTGTAAACACTCATAATTCATAATTTAAATCATATTAAtcaaaaatatatgtaaatatattactaTAAGCCTAGTAAAAAGAGGCAATCAATAATATACAAACCGGCATATGGTGACATTGAAGACTGTTTTAACCAATAACCTTCCGCAACTGCAATATCATCAACGAATAGATGTTACTTACCCAAATTAAAttcagtaaataaataaataaatcaataaaCAGATGAAAAATGTGagtgttagggttagggttagggttagttaTTACGGCGGCGAAGGCTGGTGATCGGAGTGGAGACTTCTGGACGAGAAGAGAAATTGAGAGTGTTAGGGAAATATATAATGAGTATGAGTCTGAGTATTATTGAAGCTACGGCGGAGCTCCAAAACCATGGCAGCTGCTGCTTCTTCGTTGTCTTCTCCGGTGATGAATTCGCCATTTTTGGATCCGAGAGTGATGAACTTTTGGAGCTTTGTTTACTCTTCTGCTTGTTTAACGACGTCGTATCTTGTAAATTTTGGACGGTTAATCCATTATTTGTATTTATCGCAGCAGGGAAAATTGATTCAAAATGCATGGAACTTTTCACCAAGACGAAAAAGGATATCAAGGAATTGCTACATTTTTCAATGAAACGTCTACCTCAATGTGTGGTTCCTATTGTATGCCCATCTTTCAAACCTTCTATTGTATGCATTAAACTTTGTattttctcctattgtatgcattttaCCTGTTATAATAGGTTACCTTCAAGTCACCATTTCTAAACATTTACATTATTGATCCCTCATTTTTGTAAAACCTAATTTCATTTTTTtttgggcaaaaaaaaaaaaaaaaaaaaaaacacaatttaACCGATCTGGCAATAACCGTAACTTAGACTCCAAGCTCAACTTGCCCATACACAGGCTTCACAAGCCATGTACACTAACCGATCTAGCAATAACCGTGGTCGTGGACGTGATTACAGACGTGGACGAGACAACTATAACAACAGAAATCAAGCAGGTAATCGAAATTCATTTAACTGGGCTTCTAATCAAAACACAGTTTTTGGCACATGCAACAGGTGTGGGATTGGGCACATCCCATCTCAATGCCCTAATCGTAACCCTGCTACTATGAGACGACAGTCACCTTCAGCCAACTTTACAGACTATCGCTCCCAAGCGTCAACCTCTTGGATCCCAGACACAGGCTCTAGTCATTGATCCCTCAGTTAGATTGGTCATTTACATTATCAATCCATTATGTTTCTTTAACCTGAATCATCTTCAACAAATGTTAAAGATCAAAAATCCTAAAAATCAAATACTATTCTTCTTTCTTAATCTACAACCACCATCCAAATTAAAATCACTTTATTCAACACAATCACTAAACTTCAAATAAACAAGCTGCATACCAAATGTCTACGACTACCTCCAAAATGATCTCCGATGTGGAAACACCTGATTAGAAGAAGTATGGTGAAGAAGAAACAGAAGCAGATATGAGAATTGTTTTGAGAATCGATTTGAAGAAGTACAACTCTAGATCTAAAAATCGATTTGAAGAAGTCTAAACATATCTACGATTTAGGGATGAAGCGATTTTCAGGAACAAGAACGATGGTTCTCCGGAATCCAACCACCATCAGATCTGCGATTTTCTGGTTCGATATTTCTGATTCTGAAACGAATTTGTATTTTTTTAAAACCCAGATATGTACACGTTAGATGGTTTATGTTTCTGAAATTGTATTTGGTTTGATGTTTCTGATTCTGAAACGAATTTGGATTTTGCCTCTATCGTTAAATTTTTTATTCACATCAATATTGACGATAAAGTTTACTTGTTCCAAGTGGGATGATAATTCACAGTTCTGAGAAATTGTTCCAAGAGCAAGTAGACTAAAAGAACCACACCTAGATCCGATGATATCATCTTCAAACTTCTCATCAAGCTATTTGAATTATAAGTGTAATTATAAGTGTAATTTTTGATTTAAAGGTCTTGATTTTGATTTGAGAAAAAAcatatcaaattagggtttataaagAATTTTGAATTCGTAATATTGATAGGctgaatgaagatgatgaacttCAAGAATTTCAAGAGTTTAAGATGAATAAATACATATCAAATCGAGTTAATAAATTATTGTTATAGATATAATGAATATTTGTAAAATTGGTTCAAGAGTTTAAGAAGATGATGTTTAACTCATCAATTATGTTTGTTGAATTTTTGAATTAAACTTTGAATTTTTGGAAATTAAAATTGCACCTAAACCATTGAAGATTCAATTTTAAACTTAACGAAAAAATTTAACGAGTGTTAAGTCAAGGGACCAACCACGTAAAAAAACCCATGTAGTAACCGGTAACCTGATACAAGGGTGAcagaatgcataca
This genomic window from Rutidosis leptorrhynchoides isolate AG116_Rl617_1_P2 chromosome 2, CSIRO_AGI_Rlap_v1, whole genome shotgun sequence contains:
- the LOC139891659 gene encoding uncharacterized protein isoform X1, giving the protein MANSSPEKTTKKQQLPWFWSSAVASIILRLILIIYFPNTLNFSSRPEVSTPITSLRRLAEGYWLKQSSMSPYAGSMYHGSPLLLSILGPLTVDRGEGKPSHLLCGLVFVIADFITALLIRAIGQLLKVANIRSLKLLGAGRHVKLSENFSSGEVAALVYLWNPLTIITCLGYSTTPIENLMIVLSLYGACTRLVPLAAFGWVIATHLSLYPVILVIPLVLLIGSGLDTPPRKLFSQQTHGDEHKGIRNDSLHPIKFSRKHVVFFFLWAFVWAFYVLVLCSISLKEYSGLGEMFRRTYGFILSVEDLSPNIGVLWYFFAEVFDFFRDFFLIVFHINILFMVLPLAIRLHHRPCFLAFVYIAISSVLKSYPSVGDSALYLGLLGLFVNALADMQFSFFLFSGYLGTLLLSPVMHNLWIWRGTGNANFYFATAMAYACFQIVLVVESVSSMLNHDRVLKQATSMVAKKVQ
- the LOC139891659 gene encoding uncharacterized protein isoform X2, with protein sequence MPVQCTMDLHFCYQSLVLLLLIEVKGNQVISYADFITALLIRAIGQLLKVANIRSLKLLGAGRHVKLSENFSSGEVAALVYLWNPLTIITCLGYSTTPIENLMIVLSLYGACTRLVPLAAFGWVIATHLSLYPVILVIPLVLLIGSGLDTPPRKLFSQQTHGDEHKGIRNDSLHPIKFSRKHVVFFFLWAFVWAFYVLVLCSISLKEYSGLGEMFRRTYGFILSVEDLSPNIGVLWYFFAEVFDFFRDFFLIVFHINILFMVLPLAIRLHHRPCFLAFVYIAISSVLKSYPSVGDSALYLGLLGLFVNALADMQFSFFLFSGYLGTLLLSPVMHNLWIWRGTGNANFYFATAMAYACFQIVLVVESVSSMLNHDRVLKQATSMVAKKVQ